In a single window of the Flavobacterium sp. W4I14 genome:
- a CDS encoding hypothetical protein (product_source=Hypo-rule applied; cleavage_site_network=SignalP-noTM; superfamily=56925) yields the protein MRIRLLIFFSFLVISNVKAQQDSTKATLTLAAMYNSNINYYGQVTPEKYPYVLFNATLRFPSGLYFSGGGYKLLNYGSTISETDLGIGYDYDFNEKFTAGLAYTHSFFPANSPLLQASNNNNINASAAYQWPWFKTDLSLDLAFGKQTDGFISFGNSKEIELGTVFNEKNLISITPAVEITAGTTHFYQTYIIEKNKRQNSNGNGKGKSDTAPGIVNGSTTEVVENTVNQFKLLSYNFKLPLNWSNGNFLAEASYQFSILGNRKEENVKHQQSFFGLAVYYQF from the coding sequence ATGCGCATCCGTCTCTTAATTTTCTTCTCATTTTTGGTGATATCGAATGTAAAGGCACAGCAAGATTCGACCAAAGCTACGCTTACACTTGCTGCCATGTACAATAGTAACATTAATTATTACGGACAGGTTACCCCTGAAAAATATCCGTACGTACTCTTTAACGCTACCTTACGGTTTCCAAGCGGTTTATATTTTTCGGGCGGTGGTTATAAGCTCTTAAACTATGGCTCAACCATTTCGGAAACAGATTTAGGCATAGGTTACGATTATGATTTTAATGAAAAATTTACTGCCGGACTAGCCTATACCCATTCTTTTTTCCCTGCTAATTCTCCTTTGCTCCAGGCATCCAACAACAATAACATCAATGCATCGGCTGCCTACCAATGGCCTTGGTTTAAAACAGATCTGAGTCTCGATTTGGCTTTCGGAAAGCAAACCGATGGATTTATCAGTTTTGGAAATTCAAAAGAAATTGAACTGGGAACGGTGTTCAACGAAAAGAATCTTATTTCAATTACGCCGGCTGTAGAGATTACAGCAGGTACCACCCACTTTTACCAAACCTATATCATCGAAAAAAACAAAAGGCAGAATTCGAATGGGAATGGAAAGGGAAAAAGCGATACCGCCCCCGGAATCGTTAACGGGAGCACCACCGAGGTAGTTGAAAACACAGTTAATCAGTTTAAACTATTGTCTTACAATTTTAAGTTGCCTTTAAACTGGAGTAATGGAAATTTCCTTGCCGAAGCCAGTTATCAATTCTCCATACTTGGAAACAGAAAAGAAGAAAATGTAAAACACCAGCAGTCTTTCTTTGGTTTAGCAGTTTACTACCAATTTTAA
- a CDS encoding hypothetical protein (product_source=Hypo-rule applied; superfamily=81442; transmembrane_helix_parts=Inside_1_11,TMhelix_12_34,Outside_35_43,TMhelix_44_61,Inside_62_67,TMhelix_68_85,Outside_86_94,TMhelix_95_114,Inside_115_128) has translation MDEFEKKGRNDILRSLASMLLFSIYVLVTYHVALGYIDKSKLVVQVIRLVLTGLMLYLVFKGYSWARNLFSVLTALSMLILIPAIFNDSAIENKIPLFTGLIIYSLALYRVNFLASAKAYFEYIKANR, from the coding sequence ATGGATGAATTTGAAAAAAAGGGCAGGAACGATATTCTTCGCTCATTGGCAAGTATGCTTTTGTTCAGCATATATGTATTGGTAACTTATCATGTGGCCTTGGGGTACATAGATAAGTCTAAACTTGTAGTGCAAGTTATTAGGTTAGTACTAACAGGACTGATGCTCTACCTGGTATTTAAAGGCTATAGTTGGGCTCGAAATCTTTTTAGTGTACTTACTGCTCTGAGTATGTTGATCCTGATACCAGCGATATTCAATGATAGTGCAATTGAGAACAAGATTCCCCTGTTTACCGGTTTGATCATCTATTCTTTAGCTTTATACAGAGTGAATTTTTTAGCAAGTGCAAAAGCTTATTTTGAATATATCAAGGCAAATCGATGA
- a CDS encoding hypothetical protein (product_source=Hypo-rule applied; transmembrane_helix_parts=Inside_1_23,TMhelix_24_43,Outside_44_46,TMhelix_47_64,Inside_65_83) codes for MEQKNLSELTDEELLLEAKKRKSAAITNAILIGFLIGVVFFSVMKNSLGFLTLIPLFFIYKLINNSKYNNQELENLLKERGLK; via the coding sequence ATGGAACAAAAAAATCTATCGGAACTAACAGATGAAGAGTTGCTGCTAGAAGCAAAAAAAAGGAAATCGGCAGCCATAACCAATGCCATATTAATTGGATTTTTGATTGGTGTTGTATTTTTCAGCGTGATGAAAAACAGTTTAGGTTTTTTAACGCTCATCCCTTTATTTTTCATTTATAAGCTGATCAATAACTCGAAATATAACAATCAGGAGTTAGAAAACCTTTTAAAAGAAAGGGGATTGAAATAA
- a CDS encoding peptidoglycan/LPS O-acetylase OafA/YrhL (product_source=COG1835; cog=COG1835; pfam=PF01757; transmembrane_helix_parts=Inside_1_1,TMhelix_2_21,Outside_22_30,TMhelix_31_50,Inside_51_56,TMhelix_57_74,Outside_75_88,TMhelix_89_111,Inside_112_117,TMhelix_118_137,Outside_138_146,TMhelix_147_169,Inside_170_181,TMhelix_182_204,Outside_205_213,TMhelix_214_236,Inside_237_249) produces MLLVLLIGYTILPIPLSLDIRGWQEMHPLNSVGWSLFFEYIANILYAVWIRKFSKTALSILVIIAAIALAQLAITNGDVSGGWTLNVEQVRIGFTRTLYPFFAGLLLSRIAKPTRIKNAFLWCSLLVALVLYMPRIGGAEHLWMNGIYESVCIIIVFPLIVYIGASGVLQTQKEQWICKFLGDISYPLYLVHYPLVYFYVAWISNHKGTTIVQAWPYALLILVGGIILAYAALKWYDEPVRKWLRKKFA; encoded by the coding sequence ATGCTACTGGTACTGCTTATTGGTTATACTATCCTGCCGATACCACTATCGCTTGATATACGTGGCTGGCAAGAGATGCATCCCTTGAACAGTGTGGGCTGGTCCTTGTTTTTTGAATACATTGCCAATATTCTATATGCGGTCTGGATCAGGAAGTTTTCTAAAACGGCATTAAGTATTTTAGTGATTATTGCGGCTATTGCATTGGCACAGCTGGCCATTACAAACGGCGATGTAAGTGGCGGCTGGACATTGAATGTAGAACAAGTTCGTATTGGCTTTACCCGTACCCTATACCCTTTCTTTGCAGGTTTGTTACTTTCGCGTATTGCGAAACCCACCCGAATTAAAAATGCCTTTTTATGGTGCAGCCTTTTGGTGGCGCTAGTACTTTATATGCCACGCATTGGCGGTGCAGAACATCTTTGGATGAACGGGATTTATGAATCTGTCTGCATTATCATCGTGTTCCCACTCATTGTGTATATCGGCGCCAGTGGTGTTCTACAAACGCAAAAAGAGCAATGGATATGCAAATTTTTAGGCGACATATCGTATCCGCTTTACCTGGTACATTATCCACTGGTTTATTTTTATGTGGCCTGGATCAGTAACCATAAAGGCACAACCATTGTGCAGGCCTGGCCTTATGCTTTGCTCATTTTAGTCGGCGGGATTATTTTGGCATATGCTGCATTAAAGTGGTATGATGAACCAGTGCGCAAATGGTTGCGGAAAAAGTTTGCTTAA
- a CDS encoding hypothetical protein (product_source=Hypo-rule applied; pfam=PF14321; superfamily=49478; transmembrane_helix_parts=Inside_1_4,TMhelix_5_22,Outside_23_265) translates to MKTNFVNTILAVFVVIGMTAFYGCKKNESSQGTTKVQIKMTDAPGNFDKINLSVKEIVLVSGDKPYIFAASAGIFDILDFRIGTSNPDILVASGEMPSGEITEIRLVLNETGNTIVVNGVQQELKTPSAQTSGWKVKLTANPELVEGAAYTLLLDFDAAKSIVSTGNGKYLLKPVVRGITAATTGLISGTVLPLASHPEVLVIAGTDTVGTVADPLTGKFTVGGLSSGTYSVKFAPVVGYRDSTITAVKVALGQNTSLGTVTLKQ, encoded by the coding sequence ATGAAAACAAATTTTGTAAATACCATTTTAGCAGTCTTCGTTGTTATCGGGATGACTGCCTTTTATGGATGTAAAAAAAATGAATCAAGCCAGGGGACAACTAAAGTTCAGATTAAAATGACCGATGCCCCGGGTAACTTCGATAAGATTAATTTAAGTGTAAAAGAGATTGTATTGGTATCGGGCGATAAACCTTATATATTTGCAGCAAGTGCAGGTATATTCGATATTCTTGATTTTAGGATCGGCACCAGTAATCCTGATATTCTGGTTGCTTCAGGTGAAATGCCTTCAGGTGAAATTACCGAAATCAGACTGGTACTTAACGAAACCGGAAATACAATTGTAGTAAATGGGGTTCAGCAGGAACTTAAAACGCCAAGTGCACAAACATCAGGCTGGAAGGTGAAATTAACCGCTAATCCTGAACTGGTTGAAGGCGCTGCTTATACACTGCTATTAGACTTTGATGCGGCGAAATCTATCGTAAGCACCGGAAACGGAAAATATTTGTTAAAACCAGTGGTACGTGGAATTACAGCAGCAACTACCGGGTTAATTTCAGGAACTGTTTTGCCTTTAGCAAGCCATCCTGAAGTATTGGTTATTGCTGGTACAGATACTGTGGGTACCGTTGCCGACCCTTTAACAGGTAAATTTACAGTTGGTGGTTTATCTTCAGGTACCTACTCAGTTAAATTTGCTCCGGTTGTTGGTTATAGAGATAGTACCATTACTGCTGTTAAAGTGGCTTTAGGACAAAACACATCGTTAGGCACGGTTACTTTAAAACAGTAA
- a CDS encoding outer membrane biosynthesis protein TonB (product_source=COG0810; cleavage_site_network=SignalP-noTM; cog=COG0810) — protein MIRFAVIFCLAIAPLSGVLAMQQDSTAFTVSNQQEELIKKQDKEKKDKQPENQKPEPLQIKEVPKAKRQVKPMAVKPNVKVKPIKIIKPKIKRP, from the coding sequence ATGATCCGATTCGCCGTTATTTTTTGCCTGGCAATTGCCCCTTTATCGGGTGTTTTAGCTATGCAACAAGATTCTACCGCTTTTACTGTTTCAAATCAGCAGGAAGAACTGATTAAAAAACAGGATAAAGAAAAAAAAGACAAGCAGCCCGAAAATCAAAAACCAGAGCCACTTCAGATCAAAGAAGTACCAAAAGCTAAAAGACAGGTAAAACCCATGGCGGTAAAGCCTAATGTAAAGGTAAAACCCATCAAGATTATTAAACCTAAGATTAAAAGGCCATAA
- a CDS encoding pimeloyl-ACP methyl ester carboxylesterase (product_source=COG0596; cath_funfam=3.40.50.1820; cog=COG0596; pfam=PF12697; superfamily=53474) encodes MRNLFQTGKILKSVLLFAIIMFAAVQSKGQQLKPAESGYAPVNGLKVYYEVYGEGKPLLLLHGAFMTIETNWGQLIPELSKTRKVIAVELQGHGHTPFSDRKLDQATLASDVGGVMKHLKVYSADIVGYSMGGSIAYKLAIQSPKCVKKLVIISSTYKTTGWRPEIADAFRNMKPEMFTNTPMKTAYDAVAPDKTKWTKFIEQMIVFAGTTFDMGDANIAKITSPVLIIAGDNDGLDKIELSKTYQLLGGDKFADMGPMPKSHLAIVPAQGHVSLIMQTKTISTYLNDFLK; translated from the coding sequence ATGAGAAATTTATTCCAAACGGGTAAGATCCTTAAATCAGTACTACTTTTTGCAATCATCATGTTTGCAGCAGTTCAGTCAAAAGGGCAGCAGCTTAAACCTGCCGAGAGTGGTTATGCACCGGTTAATGGCCTTAAAGTTTATTACGAAGTATATGGTGAGGGTAAACCACTGTTGTTACTGCATGGTGCTTTTATGACCATCGAAACAAACTGGGGGCAATTAATACCTGAATTATCGAAAACCAGAAAAGTAATCGCCGTCGAATTGCAGGGGCATGGGCACACACCATTTTCAGATCGGAAATTAGATCAGGCTACCCTGGCGAGTGATGTGGGAGGTGTAATGAAACATCTAAAAGTATACAGTGCCGATATTGTAGGGTATAGCATGGGTGGCTCTATAGCTTATAAGTTGGCCATCCAAAGCCCTAAATGCGTAAAAAAATTAGTGATCATTTCTTCAACATATAAAACTACTGGCTGGAGGCCTGAAATAGCAGATGCATTTAGAAATATGAAACCTGAAATGTTTACTAATACGCCTATGAAAACGGCATATGATGCGGTAGCTCCGGACAAAACAAAATGGACAAAATTTATAGAACAGATGATTGTTTTTGCCGGGACAACATTCGACATGGGCGACGCCAATATTGCGAAAATTACTTCGCCCGTATTAATCATCGCAGGAGATAATGATGGCCTGGATAAAATAGAGCTGAGTAAAACCTACCAATTATTGGGTGGCGACAAATTTGCCGATATGGGGCCGATGCCAAAATCTCATTTGGCCATTGTTCCTGCCCAGGGGCATGTGAGCTTAATTATGCAGACCAAAACCATATCAACTTACCTAAATGATTTTTTAAAGTAA
- a CDS encoding signal transduction histidine kinase (product_source=COG0642; cath_funfam=1.10.287.130,3.30.565.10; cog=COG0642; pfam=PF00512,PF02518; smart=SM00387,SM00388; superfamily=55874; transmembrane_helix_parts=Outside_1_14,TMhelix_15_37,Inside_38_141,TMhelix_142_161,Outside_162_436) has protein sequence MKLSTKLTLFITGSKLAIVGLFILLLPFLIGQIAANYTNFSLRNQQKKVLQNINKKGIDYYFEGDNSYGSYTMLKDEYIALETVAQTLKLDTIRDAKRIVEQDTIAYRVLSFTFQKNQKNYLLEIGKTTASINLYNDALQRFALYVLIILIALSIIIDLIFTRQLIKPLGQIIKLRLTNSRFPFKKKHGHINTSTQDFKYLDHSLISLMDQINEAFEKEREFTANASHEFMTPISILQNKMENLLTEESASEAVQEHIVDMMKTLERLKKISRSLLLISRIENEQFSKQEEIEPQTLFNEIVEEIGHRLEEKNIQIDIKLSHNKRLSHINHDLLFQLFYNLINNAIKFNKENGSIQISDHLEKGYYSIQVSDSGQGIKAEDIPHVFDRFKKTGHAENAGYGLGLAIVKSIANYLNLKVQVNSIPGEGASFKVIFEV, from the coding sequence TTGAAACTATCTACTAAACTTACTTTATTTATTACCGGATCTAAACTTGCCATTGTAGGTCTGTTTATCCTGTTACTTCCTTTTCTGATCGGGCAGATTGCTGCTAACTACACTAATTTTTCGCTTAGAAACCAGCAGAAAAAAGTACTCCAAAACATCAATAAAAAGGGAATAGATTATTACTTCGAAGGGGATAACAGTTATGGTAGCTACACCATGCTGAAAGATGAATACATCGCACTCGAAACGGTAGCACAAACACTAAAACTGGATACTATACGTGATGCCAAACGTATTGTAGAACAAGATACCATCGCGTATCGGGTACTGAGTTTTACTTTTCAAAAAAACCAAAAGAACTACCTCTTAGAAATCGGTAAAACCACCGCCAGCATTAACCTTTATAACGATGCGCTCCAACGTTTTGCTTTATACGTGCTCATCATTCTTATTGCCCTAAGTATTATTATAGATTTGATTTTTACCCGGCAGTTAATTAAACCACTTGGTCAGATTATCAAATTAAGGCTGACCAATAGCCGGTTTCCCTTTAAAAAGAAGCATGGCCATATTAACACCAGTACACAAGACTTTAAATACCTCGATCATTCGCTCATTTCGTTAATGGACCAGATCAACGAGGCTTTTGAAAAGGAGCGGGAATTTACGGCCAATGCCTCGCACGAGTTTATGACGCCCATTAGTATATTACAAAACAAAATGGAAAACCTGCTTACTGAAGAATCGGCATCCGAAGCGGTACAGGAACACATTGTTGATATGATGAAAACACTGGAGCGGTTAAAGAAAATATCGCGTTCGCTCCTACTCATTTCGAGAATAGAAAATGAGCAATTCTCCAAGCAGGAAGAGATAGAACCGCAAACACTTTTTAATGAAATAGTGGAAGAAATAGGCCATAGGCTCGAAGAGAAAAATATTCAGATCGACATCAAGCTTAGCCATAACAAACGCTTAAGCCATATCAATCATGATCTTTTGTTTCAACTCTTTTATAACCTAATTAACAATGCCATTAAGTTTAACAAAGAAAATGGTAGTATACAGATTTCTGATCATCTTGAAAAAGGTTATTATTCCATTCAGGTTAGCGATAGTGGCCAAGGCATTAAAGCAGAAGACATACCACATGTATTTGACCGTTTTAAAAAAACCGGTCATGCCGAAAATGCGGGCTATGGGTTAGGACTTGCCATTGTAAAAAGCATAGCGAATTACCTTAACTTAAAGGTTCAGGTGAATTCAATACCGGGGGAAGGAGCAAGTTTTAAAGTTATTTTCGAGGTATAA
- a CDS encoding quercetin dioxygenase-like cupin family protein (product_source=COG1917; cath_funfam=2.60.120.10; cog=COG1917; pfam=PF07883; superfamily=51182) has product MESNIKIINKNEGEYLGIAGGNYRIIISGEQTNGNYAVIEMNVPPGGGPPPHAHPDTQEMFHVLEGEVEFKTEKGKQIVSKDGFVNIPFGGAIHCFKNVSEKPARLLCTVVPAGLENLFQEIGAPVLPGQTLPTPELTEERKAFLKEMDLKYNQQTYPKDYLG; this is encoded by the coding sequence ATGGAATCCAATATCAAAATCATTAATAAAAATGAAGGTGAATATTTAGGCATAGCAGGCGGTAATTACAGGATCATCATTTCTGGTGAGCAAACCAATGGCAACTATGCGGTTATCGAAATGAATGTGCCTCCAGGAGGTGGCCCACCACCGCACGCTCACCCCGACACACAGGAAATGTTCCATGTATTGGAGGGAGAAGTAGAATTTAAAACAGAAAAGGGCAAACAAATCGTTTCAAAAGATGGCTTTGTAAATATTCCTTTTGGAGGAGCCATTCATTGCTTTAAGAATGTTTCAGAAAAACCTGCACGATTGCTCTGCACGGTAGTACCCGCCGGACTGGAAAATCTATTTCAGGAAATAGGCGCACCTGTTCTTCCTGGGCAAACGCTCCCCACTCCCGAACTAACCGAAGAGCGAAAAGCTTTTCTAAAAGAGATGGATTTGAAATACAATCAACAAACCTACCCCAAGGATTATCTGGGATAG
- a CDS encoding hypothetical protein (product_source=Hypo-rule applied; cleavage_site_network=SignalP-noTM; transmembrane_helix_parts=Outside_1_3,TMhelix_4_21,Inside_22_56) yields the protein MKQIYLIVALSVMLLTSACYSTRTAGNSGKVPPGQAKKGTGSKSARPFAPGQQKRN from the coding sequence ATGAAACAGATCTATCTTATTGTAGCGTTATCGGTAATGCTGCTTACCAGTGCTTGTTATAGTACCAGAACTGCTGGTAATAGCGGAAAAGTTCCTCCGGGGCAAGCTAAAAAAGGAACAGGTTCAAAATCTGCCAGACCTTTTGCTCCAGGGCAACAAAAAAGAAATTAA
- a CDS encoding AraC-like DNA-binding protein (product_source=COG2207; cath_funfam=1.10.10.60; cog=COG2207; pfam=PF12833; smart=SM00342; superfamily=46689) encodes MPPLKMHHQEFEPPEELQDTIKCFWYNRRVSGAGLSSFEVVPDGYAEIIFHFGSGCNISSNGELQPLPSPFMMGLLNQPAIFYTKNRFEIIGIRCFPWTVFDLLGLPSNKHRLHLFEHPMAQLQPKLNAFILDGKIDEAVATVKQYFLQARAQVAANSMLFKAGMAMQEAKGIIPVSEVAAAAHVTVRTLERNFKRSSGHTVKDVSGLMRFEQVRNRLWHDPDANLASLAHEFGYTDQPHLSREFKRYSGTSPAAFARKAKKGKQVLSNDLLNLSS; translated from the coding sequence ATGCCGCCATTAAAAATGCATCATCAAGAATTCGAACCTCCAGAGGAGCTGCAGGATACGATAAAGTGCTTTTGGTACAACAGAAGAGTATCTGGAGCAGGACTATCTAGCTTTGAAGTAGTACCTGATGGTTACGCAGAGATCATTTTTCACTTTGGCAGCGGCTGTAACATTTCTTCCAATGGCGAATTGCAACCCTTACCCTCACCTTTTATGATGGGGTTACTTAATCAGCCTGCTATTTTTTACACAAAAAACCGTTTTGAGATCATTGGGATTAGGTGCTTTCCATGGACCGTATTCGATTTGCTCGGTCTCCCATCCAACAAACATAGATTACATCTATTTGAGCACCCCATGGCCCAGCTTCAACCCAAACTGAATGCGTTTATTCTTGATGGAAAAATAGATGAGGCGGTGGCAACGGTAAAGCAGTATTTCTTACAGGCAAGGGCGCAGGTAGCTGCGAACAGCATGTTGTTCAAAGCTGGAATGGCAATGCAGGAAGCAAAGGGCATTATACCTGTAAGTGAGGTAGCGGCGGCGGCCCATGTAACGGTGCGAACATTGGAAAGGAACTTTAAACGCTCTTCAGGCCATACGGTTAAAGATGTATCGGGCCTGATGCGTTTTGAGCAGGTACGCAACCGATTATGGCATGATCCAGATGCCAACCTGGCCAGTTTGGCGCATGAGTTTGGTTATACCGACCAACCGCACCTAAGCAGAGAATTTAAACGTTATAGTGGCACTAGCCCTGCAGCATTCGCTCGGAAAGCAAAAAAAGGCAAACAAGTGTTAAGCAACGACCTGCTTAATCTCTCATCCTGA
- a CDS encoding DNA-binding response OmpR family regulator (product_source=COG0745; cath_funfam=1.10.10.10,3.40.50.2300; cog=COG0745; pfam=PF00072,PF00486; smart=SM00448; superfamily=52172), translating to MKVLIIEDEKTLAFEMEKFLKKAFFLCDLAHSFKQGSNKLALNQYDYVLIDLGLPDGDGFELLSKAKKSNPDAAYIILTARGKLEDRVAGLDMGADDYLAKPFFLPELQSRMQAIARRKFKVAEELIPLGNFSIDLQKRFVFFEEEQIELSRKEFDLLSYLLLHKNRVLTRMQLSEHIWGNFVDDDYDSNYIDAHIKNIRKKLNVYAPTEWLETVRGVGYRIKK from the coding sequence ATGAAGGTACTGATCATAGAAGATGAAAAAACACTTGCCTTTGAAATGGAAAAGTTTCTTAAAAAGGCTTTCTTCTTGTGCGATCTGGCCCATAGTTTTAAACAGGGTTCTAATAAGCTAGCGCTAAACCAATATGATTATGTGCTGATTGATTTAGGTTTGCCAGATGGCGATGGCTTTGAACTGCTGAGCAAGGCGAAGAAAAGCAACCCAGATGCAGCCTATATTATTCTTACGGCTAGGGGAAAATTAGAAGACCGGGTGGCGGGCTTAGACATGGGCGCAGACGATTATTTAGCGAAACCTTTCTTTTTACCCGAACTTCAATCGCGGATGCAAGCCATTGCCAGGCGAAAATTTAAAGTGGCCGAAGAGTTAATTCCACTCGGAAACTTTAGCATCGATCTGCAAAAACGCTTTGTATTTTTTGAAGAAGAGCAGATTGAACTTTCGCGCAAAGAATTTGATCTTTTAAGCTACCTTTTACTGCATAAAAACAGGGTGCTTACCCGGATGCAATTAAGCGAACATATTTGGGGCAACTTTGTTGATGATGATTACGACTCGAACTACATTGATGCACACATTAAAAATATCAGGAAGAAATTAAATGTTTACGCCCCTACCGAATGGTTAGAAACTGTTAGAGGCGTTGGTTATAGAATTAAAAAGTAA
- a CDS encoding hypothetical protein (product_source=Hypo-rule applied; cleavage_site_network=SignalP-noTM): MKKLILLLLLVVSSSLTFKAQAQVSVNINLGAQPAWGPVGYDYVDYYYLPDIESYYYVPKKQFIYMGAGGWVFTTSLPPRYSGYDLYNGYKVVINSRQPYRYFETHKVKYAKFKGNHGQSAIGKSKGQKYSPAKGNAKVYKGDKGKPSPHFNKGNGNGKGHGNGKGKH, translated from the coding sequence ATGAAAAAGCTAATCTTGCTGTTGTTACTCGTGGTAAGCAGCAGCCTTACTTTTAAAGCTCAGGCCCAGGTAAGTGTAAATATAAACCTTGGTGCGCAGCCTGCATGGGGCCCGGTTGGTTACGATTATGTAGATTATTACTACCTGCCAGATATTGAGAGCTATTATTATGTGCCTAAAAAACAGTTTATTTATATGGGTGCAGGAGGCTGGGTTTTTACCACATCGCTTCCACCGAGATATAGCGGCTATGATTTGTATAACGGCTACAAGGTAGTCATTAACTCACGTCAGCCTTACCGTTATTTCGAAACCCACAAAGTTAAATATGCCAAATTTAAAGGCAACCATGGGCAATCAGCAATAGGGAAAAGCAAAGGACAGAAATATTCACCTGCAAAGGGTAATGCCAAAGTTTATAAAGGCGATAAAGGAAAGCCCTCACCGCATTTTAATAAAGGAAACGGAAATGGCAAAGGTCATGGAAACGGTAAGGGAAAACATTAG
- a CDS encoding peptidoglycan/LPS O-acetylase OafA/YrhL (product_source=COG1835; cog=COG1835; pfam=PF01757; superfamily=81340; transmembrane_helix_parts=Inside_1_12,TMhelix_13_35,Outside_36_44,TMhelix_45_67,Inside_68_86,TMhelix_87_109,Outside_110_140): MSTNLNNELATKPHYPILDGLRGVAAIIVVTFHLTEPLGTGHLDILVNHGYLAVDFFFLLSGFVMGYAYDDRWNKMSVGSFFKRRIVRLQPMVILGMTLGAIGFYFYRFYHMATHSHYSDLEDATGTAYWLYYPADTTIA, from the coding sequence ATGAGTACTAACCTAAATAATGAACTGGCCACCAAGCCACATTACCCTATATTAGATGGCCTTCGCGGTGTCGCAGCTATAATTGTTGTCACCTTTCACTTAACCGAGCCCTTAGGAACCGGGCACCTCGATATCCTGGTGAACCATGGTTATCTGGCTGTAGATTTTTTCTTTTTATTATCGGGTTTTGTAATGGGCTACGCTTACGACGACCGATGGAACAAAATGAGTGTGGGCAGTTTTTTCAAACGCCGTATTGTACGTTTGCAACCCATGGTGATTTTGGGGATGACCCTTGGCGCTATCGGATTCTATTTTTACAGATTCTACCATATGGCCACTCATTCACACTATTCCGATCTGGAAGATGCTACTGGTACTGCTTATTGGTTATACTATCCTGCCGATACCACTATCGCTTGA